Proteins from a single region of Macrotis lagotis isolate mMagLag1 chromosome 2, bilby.v1.9.chrom.fasta, whole genome shotgun sequence:
- the PKDREJ gene encoding polycystin family receptor for egg jelly encodes MERGQAGRQDAARRMLAGFLLLLLPPPLPKICSRAAPAPPVPGGTASRQSLRLCLQAPLLPSGPHQGSDLSPAPPPLSRVPEPERGLEPAASTGQGSKWDLALGFVSTPKPSFSSEPAPGSGCPGALCPHLTPQVKPKSGPSSILGRAAEAALLHTLSTTSPPLSKGPSGALHISWRLQPTGSRPTFRLYQPQGCGLCQVWKVTCNPYLEAGGISCIPGNTWGPGSPSWTLAHLLLPGRGWDWGSCRVVGKGLEGDLHLVNGTLSIQVRGSTLRLNLWQAQTGSYGPGIYYVRAVPGRGGTQQAQTHLLFYQQQGLSWLFAVDFLGSHCEQLSVHLYLSPKGMAFFGTKPHKDLEVHFFNSGPLGAPGFIYLMWFIPLQHPLLHLQWTFHLQLPGPALRHQQTYTYQDRIPSASRFIPRSVLPFHPDVYAGFVEKVDCPTGSLEPATLKTSLDKYGSKILKSMVACVQNPCTIHKVKIREGDRGVLHVSWSSPYSVSAIVKVNCSIPHKLTQEWKVYPIPDVNTIPDWSRPMKAPWIDQTKHFDFFYFPERNVALGLYLVNFTVTVTTSEKEMKASHFVHILISKSNLNAFIKGASFRRVTFNQSWTLDGSASSDPDSRDPSEGLDYRWYCTTDRAHFRSVIVPDSTRDTCLPQLPDMRWIQETGPVHTVWPGTLRGNQVYYFRLVVQKDERKSFFDQEITVSAGPPPATNFSCLENCENNLIITDRFSLSGKCLDCGSTTVYYLWSLLSLSRDEIPFDWVHQTTTGRNGPYLSIKAFAFKGYSDQFHFISLKVTNWGGGFSVSNHSFYINSPPRVGHCNIYPDKGIALVTKFVVQCSNFRDSNLPLSFKIIASNFWDVDYISSLAQNTLGSVMYFGAQPVSPPSFLPIGMPAKNYLVIIYAQVYDSLGAFSQVTLYATVNSPLDRTSPNTVLSHLFNLTQNLPGAMLTALFQQGHFVQAGYLAYLVASVIKDVKPLPDLQMNRSAIQERLMDFCERLPTTTLVEINQVTATIVELTQEASGLTAKVRKAATSRLMELNLALQRYRKREKRFHSEQIEIVGTGISTSLSSLFKMGPREETVNENLYVTKLLADTVASIKVPGEVETVILTPNFKMYVRKDEKQNVTTAFLAKKDCRNCFYPILRKSNVTDLVSDGPISTVFYEFKDDPFPWLSKEESPSADVVGFQMRETKENGDVLEVEPEVVEAFILRRNLKKAVFNLMVGPDKEHLKMTTGTFTFVVNGGYEEVFIQLITKTKVLFKVLIYVGNNVTHRFPIASFLAPPDMPPVANASELFDPSCQVKVPYLICLSQSLLQATSRGSISATWYLSVVLQSPYIVMKPNDKLVRISIFTAQCLNMDSIQQEWGKKDCVLGKRSSWWRVHCICHLQPELKMRTEPKKSWHYQSRIKYLTARMVVIPNIPDLRPEIIQTIPQNPVTLFTVISIIFIYLVLAFWAMHKDQTDQFLREHVITLPDNDPYDHICYLVTFYTGSRLGAGTGADVFVQLLGTEATSEVHCLSHPDFTTFYRGSTDTFLLTTRSDLGNIQAIRVWHNNEGSCPSWYLSRVKVENIFNRNIWLFLCRSWLSVESLEQTFEVADKARPISRKDYFLIHASDLLGTSHLWLSVFASVVTGPFNRLQRLSCCLTMLLSTLLCNIMFFNQDEEGEDMPVELKHLRGLMRGIESALICEPVHMAISTLFTYSQRKVTPVPTTNVSPHLYPFMSSGDFRNWKERLEMWYYHETRVHGPPPKNQTQRSKVRFLEAAANTITETKGKPPNFGLQSTAAASRDQNAATLKPVNLARKDQIFREAEGEALSTPPSSVGQQEPDKEREVKNGSSKPSGKRPKKVMLFEARPHLVFYWWCIYVAWLLVIISSGVSSFFIIMYGLTYGYEKSMDWLLASVTSLCQSVFVIQVAKILLLSGIKSSIVKYCKNLPWTTRYNYIEIRLHGMNLDADDTRELHYEIVRIRGTRMYQPLVEDEIRIFRRRKRIKKRAIVFLRSIVGHFIFLAVLLSIIIFAGHTCSFHHNQAVQNQFSVNLKKVRELNDIYRWLNDVLLPLIHYRQKPTFLSNSWSRILGLPRMRQVRAKSIRKSCFLSGTAAKRLMKKGIRCQRQYSWVMKDEKNYGRFWITPNDSSVDARSVSFTYEQKLGKWAYYSYGEAHAYGMGGYPFYFFPDQQQYNSTVRLQELWESQWLDERTWAVILELATFNSDISLFCTISVVFEVSPLGIINPGLAVHSFSLPLFRRQSQFELYLYGAAIVFIIVYLAEEVIIIYQERDNYIRNVFNFISFGLKSMFLFLILLLYIQFRMAEEILDFYFKNPNAFPPFHAISHIDQVLRITLGFLLFLTILKTLMYSRFFYDIRLAQRALSAALPGICHMAFLVAVYIFVYVVFGYLVFGQHQWHYSSIVHSMQTIFSYCVSAFEDIAFLNKEALGSLFLSSFMLVMICVLINLFQAVILSSYEEMKQIVYEEPAAEVEAMTYLFHKVRNLFRFLTCRAPAQEEPAYFTDILYGHPENKSYQYLGLKTRKINGKRMTYVVV; translated from the coding sequence ATGGAGCGGGGCCAGGCCGGGAGGCAGGATGCTGCGCGGAGGATGCTCGCCGGCttcttgctgctgctgctgccgcctcCTCTGCCCAAGATCTGCTCCCGCGCTGCTCCGGCGCCTCCAGTTCCGGGCGGGACAGCCTCCAGGCAGAGCCTCCGCCTGTGCCTTCAAGCGCCCCTTCTGCCCTCAGGCCCCCACCAGGGCTCCGATTTAAGCCCGGCCCCTCCCCCATTAAGTCGGGTCCCCGAACCTGAACGGGGGCTTGAGCCGGCAGCCTCTACTGGTCAGGGCTCCAAATGGGACCTGGCTCTAGGATTTGTGTCAACGCCTAAGCCCAGCTTCAGTTCGGAGCCAGCCCCTGGCTCAGGCTGCCCGGGGGCCTTATGCCCTCACCTGACCCCCCAAGTAAAACCCAAGTCAGGTCCCAGCTCCATTCTTGGGAGAGCTGCAGAGGCTGCCTTGCTTCACACACTCAGTACaacctcccctcccctgtccaAGGGGCCCTCTGGGGCCCTCCACATCTCCTGGCGGCTCCAGCCCACAGGATCCAGGCCGACCTTCAGATTGTATCAGCCCCAGGGCTGTGGCCTCTGCCAGGTCTGGAAGGTGACATGCAACCCTTATCTTGAGGCGGGTGGCATCTCCTGCATTCCTGGAAATACTTGGGGACCAGGCAGCCCAAGTTGGACACTAGCCCACCTCCTCTTGCCAGGCCGGGGCTGGGATTGGGGCTCCTGCCGAGTCGTGGGTAAGGGCCTGGAGGGAGACCTGCACCTGGTCAATGGTACCCTGAGCATCCAAGTGAGGGGCAGCACACTAAGGTTGAATCTCTGGCAGGCCCAGACAGGCTCCTATGGCCCTGGCATCTACTACGTCAGGGCAGTTCCGGGCAGAGGAGGTACTCAGCAGGCCCAGAcccatctccttttctatcaGCAGCAAGGCCTGTCCTGGCTGTTTGCCGTGGATTTTCTTGGGAGTCATTGTGAGCAGCTGAGTGTGCACCTCTATCTTAGTCCCAAAGGCATGGCCTTTTTTGGGACCAAGCCCCACAAAGACCTGGAAGTCCACTTCTTTAACAGTGGCCCCTTGGGAGCTCCTGGGTTCATCTACCTCATGTGGTTCATCCCTTTACAGCATCCTCTCCTGCATCTCCAGTGGACTTTTCACCTCCAGCTTCCTGGGCCCGCCCTCAGGCACCAGCAGACATACACTTATCAGGACCGGATCCCCAGCGCCTCCCGCTTTATTCCTCGCTCGGTCTTGCCGTTCCATCCTGATGTCTATGCGGGCTTTGTGGAGAAAGTGGATTGCCCCACAGGCAGTCTGGAGCCAGCTACCTTAAAAACCTCCCTGGACAAGTACGGCTCCAAAATCCTCAAGTCCATGGTGGCCTGTGTCCAGAACCCCTGTACTATCCACAAGGTGAAAATCAGGGAAGGAGATAGGGGTGTGTTACATGTAAGTTGGAGTAGTCCCTACAGCGTGAGTGCCATTGTGAAGGTCAACTGTAGCATCCCCCATAAGCTGACACAGGAATGGAAGGTCTATCCTATCCCTGATGTGAACACCATTCCAGACTGGAGCAGGCCCATGAAGGCACCATGGATCGATCAAACAAAGCACTTtgactttttctattttcctgaGCGAAATGTGGCCCTGGGCCTGTATCTAGTGAACTTCACAGTGACTGTCACCACTTCTGAGAAGGAGATGAAAGCCTCTCATTTTGTGCATATTTTGATTTCTAAGAGCAACCTGAATGCCTTCATTAAAGGAGCGAGCTTCCGGAGAGTGACTTTCAACCAGAGCTGGACTTTGGATGGATCAGCTTCCTCAgaccctgactccagggacccTTCCGAAGGTCTGGACTATCGGTGGTACTGCACCACTGACAGGGCCCACTTTCGGTCTGTGATTGTGCCCGACTCAACCAGAGACACCTGCCTTCCCCAGCTGCCAGACATGAGGTGGATTCAGGAAACTGGGCCTGTGCATACTGTGTGGCCTGGAACACTTAGAGGCAACCAGGTGTATTATTTCCGCCTGGTGGTTCAGAAGGATGAGAGGAAATCATTTTTTGATCAGGAGATCACTGTGAGTGCCGGCCCCCCACCTGCCACGAACTTTTCATGCCTTGAGAATTGTGAAAATAACTTAATTATAACAGATCGATTTTCCTTGTCTGGAAAATGCTTAGACTGTGGGTCGACTACTGTCTACTATCTCTGGTCACTTCTGTCTTTGTCAAGGGATGAGATTCCATTTGATTGGGTACATCAGACCACCACTGGAAGAAATGGCCCTTATTTGTCCATTAAAGCTTTTGCATTTAAGGGTTATTCAGATCAGTTCCACTTCATTTCTCTAAAGGTGAcaaattggggtggggggttCTCAGTTTCTAACCATTCCTTTTATATCAATTCTCCACCCCGCGTTGGTCACTGCAACATTTATCCTGACAAAGGCATAGCCCTGGTGACCAAATTTGTTGTCCAGTGTAGCAACTTTAGAGACTCTAATCTACCTCTCAGTTTTAAAATCATAGCTTCGAATTTCTGGGATGTGGATTACATCAGTTCTTTAGCTCAGAATACTCTGGGGTCTGTGATGTACTTTGGGGCTCAGCCTGtgtctcctccttctttccttcctattggGATGCCAGCCAAAAACTACTTGGTGATAATATATGCTCAGGTCTATGATTCTCTCGGTGCCTTTTCCCAAGTGACCCTCTATGCCACTGTGAATTCTCCCCTGGACAGAACCTCACCAAATACCGTGTTGAGTCACCTGTTCAACCTCACCCAGAACTTGCCGGGTGCCATGCTGACTGCTCTGTTTCAGCAGGGGCACTTTGTCCAAGCAGGTTATCTTGCCTATCTGGTGGCCTCCGTCATAAAGGATGTGAAGCCCCTGCCTGACTTACAAATGAACCGTTCTGCGATACAGGAGCGGCTCATGGACTTTTGCGAGCGTCTGCCGACCACTACTCTGGTAGAAATTAACCAAGTGACAGCAACCATTGTGGAACTCACTCAGGAAGCCTCTGGCTTGACTGCAAAGGTCCGGAAGGCAGCCACCAGCAGGTTAATGGAGCTGAACCTGGCACTACAGAGAtacaggaaaagggaaaaaagattccattctgaacaaatagaaattgtGGGTACTGGCATCTCAACCAGTTTGTCTAGCCTCTTCAAAATGGGTCCTCGGGAGGAGACGGTTAATGAGAATCTGTATGTCACAAAGCTGCTGGCAGATACAGTTGCATCCATTAAAGTACCTGGGGAGGTGGAGACAGTTATATTAACCCCAAACTTCAAAATGTATGTAAGGAAGGATGAAAAGCAAAATGTCACCACGGCCTTCCTGGCCAAGAAAGACTGTAGAAACTGTTTTTATCCAATACTGAGAAAAAGTAATGTCACTGACTTGGTGAGTGACGGTCCCATTTCCACTGTGTTTTATGAATTTAAGGATGACCCCTTTCCTTGGCTGAGCAAAGAAGAAAGCCCCTCTGCAGATGTGGTTGGTTTCCAGATGAGGGAGACTAAAGAGAATGGGGATGTCCTTGAGGTAGAACCAGAGGTAGTTGAAGCATTTATCCTTAGAAGAAACCTAAAGAAAGCTGTCTTTAATCTCATGGTGGGACCAGATAAAGAACACCTCAAAATGACCACAGGAACCTTTACTTTTGTGGTGAATGGAGGCTATGAGGAGGTGTTCATTCAACTCATCACAAAAACGAAAGTTCTGTTCAAGGTTCTGATATACGTGGGCAACAATGTCACCCACAGGTTCCCCATTGCTTCTTTCTTAGCCCCCCCTGATATGCCACCTGTGGCCAATGCAAGTGAGCTGTTTGACCCCAGCTGCCAAGTCAAGGTCCCTTACCTCATCTGCCTCAGTCAGTCTCTGCTTCAGGCCACATCCCGAGGTAGCATCTCTGCCACGTGGTACCTCTCTGTGGTTTTGCAATCCCCCTATATTGTCATGAAGCCAAATGACAAACTAGTGAGGATTTCCATTTTCACAGCCCAGTGTCTGAACATGGACAGCATTCAACAGGAGTGGGGAAAGAAGGATTGTGTGCTGGGGAAGAGGAGCAGTTGGTGGAGAGTGCATTGCATCTGTCACCTCCAGCCGGAACTCAAGATGAGGACTGAGCCTAAAAAGTCATGGCACTACCAGTCCCGAATCAAATACCTGACTGCCCGCATGGTGGTGATCCCTAACATCCCTGACCTGCGTCCGGAAATTATCCAGACCATCCCCCAAAACCCAGTGACTCTCTTCACTGTgatctccatcattttcatctaCCTGGTCCTGGCTTTCTGGGCAATGCACAAAGATCAAACGGATCAGTTTCTCCGGGAACATGTGATCACGTTACCTGACAATGACCCTTACGATCACATTTGCTACCTGGTCACCTTCTACACCGGCAGTCGCTTGGGAGCGGGCACAGGGGCCGACGTCTTTGTCCAGCTCCTGGGGACTGAGGCGACAAGTGAGGTGCACTGCCTGAGTCACCCTGACTTTACCACATTCTACAGGGGCAGCACTGACACATTCCTACTGACGACCAGAAGTGACCTGGGGAACATCCAGGCTATCCGGGTATGGCACAACAATGAAGGCAGTTGTCCCAGCTGGTACCTGAGCAGAGTCAAGGTGGAAAACATCTTCAATCGGAACATCTGGCTCTTTCTCTGCAGGTCATGGCTCTCGGTGGAGTCGCTGGAGCAGACCTTTGAGGTGGCAGACAAGGCGAGGCCCATCAGTAGGAAGGACTACTTCCTCATCCATGCCTCAGATCTGCTCGGCACCAGTCACCTCTGGCTGTCCGTCTTTGCCAGCGTGGTCACAGGGCCCTTCAACCGGCTGCAGCGGCTCTCCTGCTGCTTGACCATGCTCCTGAGCACACTGCTTTGTAACATCATGTTCTTCAACCAGGATGAGGAAGGGGAGGACATGCCTGTGGAGCTGAAGCACCTGCGGGGGTTGATGAGGGGCATTGAGAGTGCCCTGATCTGTGAGCCAGTACATATGGCAATCAGTACACTTTTCACCTACTCCCAGAGAAAGGTCACCCCGGTGCCCACCACCAACGTAAGTCCTCACCTTTACCCCTTCATGAGTTCTGGAGACTTCCGAAACTGGAAAGAGCGCCTGGAGATGTGGTATTACCATGAGACTCGGGTCCATggccctccccccaaaaatcagACCCAGAGGAGCAAGGTGAGGTTTCTGGAGGCAGCAGCCAATACCATCACAGAAACAAAGGGGAAGCCCCCCAACTTTGGACTCCAGTCCACAGCAGCAGCTTCCCGAGACCAGAATGCTGCCACCCTAAAGCCTGTTAATCTAGCAAGAAAAGACCAGATCTTCAGAGAGGCAGAGGGTGAGGCCTTGAGTACACCACCCTCCAGCGTAGGCCAGCAGGAGCCAGATAAGGAGAGAGAAGTCAAGAATGGTTCCAGTAAACCATCAGGTAAAAGGCCTAAGAAGGTGATGCTCTTTGAAGCCAGGCCTCACCTTGTCTTCTACTGGTGGTGCATCTATGTGGCCTGGCTCCTGGTCATCATCAGTTCTGGTGTGTCCTCCTTTTTCATCATTATGTATGGGCTAACATATGGATATGAGAAATCCATGGATTGGTTACTTGCCTCTGTAACCTCTCTGTGCCAGTCAGTATTTGTGATCCAGGTGGCCAAGATCTTGCTCTTGTCTGGCATCAAGTCAAGCATAGTCAAGTATTGTAAGAATCTCCCATGGACAACAAGGTACAATTACATTGAGATCCGACTGCACGGCATGAACTTAGATGCTGATGACACAAGAGAACTGCACTATGAGATCGTCAGGATCCGTGGTACAAGAATGTATCAACCGTTGGTGGAAGACGAAATCAGAATAttcagaaggaggaagaggattaAGAAGAGGGCCATCGTGTTTTTGAGGAGCATTGTTggtcatttcatctttcttgcTGTCTTGTTGTCCATCATTATCTTTGCTGGGCACACCTGCAGCTTTCACCACAACCAGGCGGTTCAGAATCAGTTCTCTGTGAACCTCAAAAAGGTCAGAGAACTGAACGACATATACAGGTGGCTCAATGATGTCCTACTGCCCTTGATCCACTACAGGCAGAAACCAACTTTTCTCTCTAATAGCTGGTCCAGGATTCTTGGCTTGCCAAGGATGCGGCAAGTGAGAGCAAAGTCTATCAGAAAATCCTGCTTTCTCTCTGGTACAGCAGCCAAGAGGTTAATGAAAAAGGGCATCCGCTGTCAAAGACAATACAGTTGGGTTATGAAGGATGAGAAAAACTATGGCAGATTTTGGATCACCCCCAATGACTCTTCTGTGGATGCGAGGTCGGTCAGCTTTACTTACGAGCAAAAGCTTGGGAAATGGGCCTATTATTCCTATGGAGAGGCTCATGCCTATGGAATGGGGGGGTacccattttatttcttccctgaCCAGCAGCAGTACAATTCGACTGTAAGGCTGCAGGAACTTTGGGAGAGCCAGTGGCTTGATGAAAGGACATGGGCTGTTATCCTGGAGCTGGCCACCTTTAATTCGGATATCAGCTTATTCTGTACCATCTCGGTTGTATTTGAAGTCTCCCCTTTGGGGATCATCAACCCAGGTCTGGCTGTCCACTCATTCAGCCTCCCACTCTTTCGCAGGCAGAGTCAGTTTGAGCTGTATCTGTACGGTGCTGCCATAGTGTTTATCATAGTGTATCTGGCTGAAGAAGTCATCATCATCTATCAGGAAAGGGATAACTACATCAGGAATGTCTTCAATTTTATTAGCTTCGGCCTCAAGTCAAtgtttctcttccttattttgcTTCTCTACATCCAATTTAGGATGGCTGAGGAAATCCTTGACTTTTACTTCAAGAACCCAAATGCTTTCCCCCCATTTCATGCCATTTCTCACATTGATCAGGTCCTTCGCATCACTCTGGGCTTTCTGCTCTTCCTGACCATTCTGAAGACACTGATGTATTCTAGATTCTTCTATGATATACGACTGGCCCAGAGAGCCCTCTCGGCAGCCTTGCCAGGTATCTGTCATATGGCCTTTCTGGTGGCTGTGTACATCTTTGTGTATGTCGTCTTTGGCTACCTCGTGTTTGGCCAGCACCAATGGCATTATAGCAGCATCGTTCACTCCATGCAGACCATCTTCTCCTATTGCGTCTCGGCCTTTGAGGACATAGCATTTTTAAATAAGGAGGCCCTTGGAAGTCTGTTCCTGTCCTCATTCATGCTGGTGATGATCTGTGTCTTAATTAACCTATTTCAGGCTGTGATTCTGTCCAGTTATGAAGAGATGAAGCAGATCGTGTATGAGGAGCCAGCAGCAGAAGTGGAGGCAATGACTTACCTCTTCCACAAAGTGAGGAATCTTTTCCGCTTCCTCACATGCCGGGCACCTGCCCAGGAGGAGCCTGCCTACTTCACTGACATACTCTATGGCCATCCAGAGAATAAAAGCTACCAGTATCTAGGGCTTAAAACCAGAAAAATCAATGGGAAAAGGATGACGTATGTTGTCGTGTAA
- the CDPF1 gene encoding cysteine-rich DPF motif domain-containing protein 1: MAAPGPGPEGTFQCRLCGLALPASYEGQRPPGARTLLLLEECFILKDPFTSDKDKFVILGSRCSLCGKLVCVAPECSLFYSKRFCLPCVCENLSAFPQEIRQDLGRRHSVSKTAPGKLDSRT; the protein is encoded by the exons ATGGCAGCGCCCGGGCCGGGGCCCGAGGGCACCTTCCAGTGCCGCCTGTGCGGCCTGGCGCTCCCGGCCAGCTACGAGGGCCAGAGGCCGCCCGGCGCCCGCACCCTGCT GCTCCTGGAGGAGTGCTTCATACTGAAGGACCCTTTCACCTCGGACAAAGACAAATTTGTGATCCTTGGCTCGCGGTGCAGCCTCTGTGGCAAGCTGGTGTGCGTGGCTCCG GAGTGCAGCTTATTCTACTCGAAAAGATTTTGCCTCCCCTGTGTTTGTGAGAATCTCAGCGCTTTCCCTCAGGAGATAAGGCAAGATCTGGGGAGGAGACACTCTGTGTCTAAAACTGCCCCTGGGAAGCTTGACTCCAGGACCTAA